In Allocoprobacillus halotolerans, a genomic segment contains:
- a CDS encoding patatin-like phospholipase family protein codes for MKRAIVLAGGGAKGAYEAGFIKAIHEAKMDYQIVTGTSIGALNACLLAQKDIDVLLHLWESIDEKDVFAGGLPNLAGDLEHMLDQSHLAVSFFKAYVKEKGADISPLKQLIRDLLNEDKLLKSPIDFGLCTVHYPSLKPLYITKEEMPRQHIYDYLLASASCFPLFPIHHFANQSFIDGGYYDNVPIDLAFAMGADEVLVIDMAYPVKHPYYLHRPNIHYTYPPVPLNGFMDFSRDSLDCLMRLGYLQGQKTMQKYVGNRYTFLPFQTSLFETVYQNVLYTERRIREYTSNSSKDHLYQQFLESHFQQPLSKQDYLYVLLDWICELLDRDISYAYHFDMLVDDIIEDFQEYQKSDFSGILNGDLHILEHLHNRGIVGMLLHFLFYPEHDKIGMDRLMSLFDKQYMMALFIKMLYLKKQSLL; via the coding sequence ATGAAAAGAGCGATTGTTTTAGCTGGTGGAGGAGCGAAAGGAGCTTATGAAGCTGGTTTTATCAAGGCTATTCATGAAGCCAAAATGGATTATCAGATTGTGACAGGAACATCTATAGGTGCTTTAAATGCCTGTTTATTAGCACAAAAGGATATAGATGTTCTTTTGCATTTATGGGAAAGTATAGATGAAAAAGATGTTTTTGCTGGTGGATTACCTAATTTGGCTGGTGATTTGGAGCATATGTTAGATCAATCTCATCTTGCTGTATCATTTTTTAAAGCTTATGTGAAAGAAAAAGGTGCAGATATTAGTCCATTGAAACAATTGATAAGAGATTTACTAAACGAAGATAAATTATTGAAATCACCGATTGATTTTGGTTTATGTACAGTTCATTATCCTTCATTAAAACCATTATATATCACTAAAGAAGAAATGCCACGTCAACATATCTACGATTATTTATTAGCCAGTGCCTCATGTTTTCCTTTATTCCCGATTCATCATTTTGCGAATCAATCTTTTATTGATGGAGGCTATTATGATAATGTTCCTATTGATTTGGCTTTTGCAATGGGAGCAGATGAAGTGTTAGTTATAGATATGGCTTATCCTGTTAAGCATCCCTATTATCTTCATCGCCCAAATATTCACTATACTTATCCACCCGTTCCATTGAATGGTTTTATGGATTTTTCAAGGGATTCTCTTGATTGTTTGATGCGCTTAGGCTATCTTCAAGGTCAAAAAACTATGCAGAAATATGTTGGGAATCGTTATACTTTTTTACCTTTTCAAACTTCATTGTTTGAAACAGTTTATCAAAATGTCTTATATACGGAAAGAAGAATAAGAGAATATACAAGTAATAGCAGTAAAGATCATCTTTATCAACAATTTCTTGAAAGCCATTTTCAACAGCCGCTCTCTAAACAGGATTATTTATATGTTCTATTAGATTGGATTTGTGAACTGTTAGACAGAGATATTAGTTATGCTTATCATTTTGATATGTTAGTTGATGATATTATAGAGGATTTTCAGGAGTATCAAAAGAGTGATTTTTCAGGAATTCTTAATGGTGATTTGCATATTTTAGAACATTTGCATAATCGTGGTATTGTGGGAATGCTTTTACATTTTTTGTTTTATCCTGAACATGATAAGAT